The following are encoded together in the Streptomyces sp. NBC_00358 genome:
- a CDS encoding DNA alkylation repair protein gives MGVTASGTSGACFEAPDSVLADTVLERLTTVYPTAADPRRAASMRAYMKDIAPFLGLATPQRRVLSRTVLLDTARPDETDCAALALRCWRLPEREYQYFAVDYLRRHVTRLSSDFLPVARHLVSTASWWDTVDPLAAHVVGGLVAADPRLRTDMDAWIEDDDLWVARTALLHQLRHKEATDTGRLFAYCVRRSGHPDFFIRKAIGWCLREYAKTDPRAVRDFVAAERERLAPLSVREALKNIGP, from the coding sequence ATGGGCGTCACGGCTTCCGGAACATCCGGTGCGTGCTTCGAGGCACCGGACAGCGTCCTCGCGGACACCGTCCTGGAACGGCTCACGACCGTCTATCCGACGGCCGCCGACCCCCGGCGGGCCGCGTCGATGCGCGCGTACATGAAGGACATCGCCCCCTTTCTCGGGCTGGCGACGCCCCAGCGCCGTGTCCTGTCCCGGACGGTGCTCCTGGACACCGCCCGGCCCGATGAGACGGACTGCGCGGCGCTCGCCCTGCGCTGCTGGCGGCTGCCGGAACGCGAGTACCAGTACTTCGCCGTCGACTACCTGCGCCGCCACGTGACGCGCCTGTCGTCGGACTTCCTGCCGGTGGCACGGCACCTCGTCTCCACCGCCTCCTGGTGGGACACCGTCGACCCGCTCGCCGCGCACGTGGTGGGAGGCCTGGTGGCGGCCGACCCGCGGCTGCGGACCGACATGGACGCCTGGATCGAGGACGACGACCTGTGGGTCGCCCGTACCGCGCTGCTCCACCAGCTCCGTCACAAGGAGGCCACCGACACCGGACGCCTCTTCGCGTACTGCGTCCGCCGGTCGGGCCATCCCGACTTCTTCATCCGCAAGGCCATCGGATGGTGTCTGCGCGAGTACGCCAAGACCGATCCGCGGGCGGTACGGGACTTCGTGGCCGCGGAGCGGGAGAGGCTCGCTCCGCTGTCCGTGCGCGAGGCGCTGAAGAACATCGGCCCCTGA
- a CDS encoding winged helix-turn-helix transcriptional regulator has translation MKDPRPCSIAATLALVGEKYSLLVLREVSLGATRFDQLVRNTGAPRDVLTTRLKRLVDAGLLEKAEYSDRPRRYEYRPTRAGLELEPVLLTLMAWGDRHLQEDGFRPMVLEHTCGHELVPQVVCQECGERVEHEDLTAHPQAPGWTVTGPAAA, from the coding sequence ATGAAGGACCCTCGCCCCTGCTCGATCGCCGCGACACTCGCCCTCGTCGGCGAGAAGTACTCCCTGCTGGTCCTGCGCGAGGTGTCGCTCGGCGCCACCCGCTTCGACCAGCTGGTGCGCAACACCGGCGCCCCTCGCGACGTGCTGACGACCAGGCTGAAGCGACTCGTGGACGCCGGGCTGCTGGAGAAGGCGGAGTACAGCGACCGCCCCAGGCGCTACGAGTACCGGCCCACCCGGGCGGGCCTCGAACTGGAACCCGTCCTGCTGACGCTCATGGCGTGGGGAGACCGGCATCTCCAGGAGGACGGCTTCCGCCCCATGGTGCTGGAGCACACCTGCGGCCACGAACTGGTCCCCCAGGTGGTCTGCCAGGAGTGCGGAGAACGGGTCGAGCACGAGGATCTCACGGCACACCCCCAGGCCCCGGGCTGGACGGTGACCGGTCCGGCCGCGGCCTAG
- the tuf gene encoding elongation factor Tu, giving the protein MPKTAYVRTKPHLNIGTMGHVDHGKTTLTAAITKVLAERGSGTFVPFDRIDRAPEEAARGITINIAHVEYETDTRHYAHVDMPGHADYVKNMVTGAAQLDGAILVVSALDGIMPQTAEHVLLARQVGVDHIVVALNKADMADEELADLVELEVRELLSAQGYGGDAVPVVRVSGLKALEGDPRWTAAIDALLDAVDTYVPMPERYLDAPFLMPVENVLTITGRGTVVTGAVERGTIRVGDRVEVLGAGVDTVVTGLETFGKPMAEAQAGDNVALLLRGVPRDAVRRGHIAAAPGSVVPSSRFTARVYVLSTREGGRTTAVSTGYRPQFYIRTADVVGDVDLGERAVARPGDTVVMTVELGREVPLEPGLGFAIREGGRTVGAGTVTSVG; this is encoded by the coding sequence ATGCCCAAGACGGCTTACGTGCGCACCAAACCGCACCTGAACATCGGCACCATGGGTCACGTCGACCACGGCAAGACCACCCTGACCGCCGCCATCACCAAGGTCCTCGCCGAGCGCGGCTCCGGCACCTTCGTCCCGTTCGACCGGATCGACCGCGCGCCGGAGGAAGCCGCCCGCGGCATCACCATCAACATCGCGCACGTCGAGTACGAGACCGACACCCGGCACTACGCGCACGTGGACATGCCGGGCCACGCCGACTACGTCAAGAACATGGTCACCGGCGCGGCCCAGCTCGACGGGGCGATCCTCGTCGTGTCCGCGCTGGACGGGATCATGCCGCAGACCGCCGAACACGTGCTGCTCGCCCGGCAGGTCGGCGTCGACCACATCGTCGTCGCCCTGAACAAGGCCGACATGGCGGACGAGGAGCTCGCCGACCTCGTGGAGCTGGAGGTCCGCGAGCTGCTCTCCGCGCAGGGCTACGGGGGCGACGCGGTACCCGTCGTGCGGGTGTCCGGCCTCAAGGCCCTTGAGGGGGACCCCCGTTGGACCGCGGCGATCGACGCGCTGCTCGACGCGGTGGACACCTACGTGCCGATGCCCGAGCGCTATCTCGACGCGCCGTTCCTGATGCCGGTCGAGAACGTGCTCACCATCACCGGACGCGGAACGGTCGTCACCGGTGCCGTGGAGCGCGGCACGATCCGCGTCGGCGACCGCGTCGAGGTGCTCGGCGCCGGTGTCGACACGGTGGTCACCGGCCTGGAGACGTTCGGCAAGCCCATGGCGGAGGCGCAGGCCGGCGACAACGTGGCGCTGCTGCTGCGCGGTGTGCCCCGCGACGCGGTCCGCCGCGGACACATCGCCGCCGCGCCCGGCAGCGTCGTACCCAGCAGCCGTTTCACGGCGCGGGTGTACGTCCTGTCGACGCGCGAGGGCGGCCGTACGACCGCGGTCTCCACCGGGTACCGGCCGCAGTTCTACATCCGCACCGCGGACGTGGTCGGCGACGTCGACCTCGGCGAGCGTGCCGTCGCCCGGCCCGGCGACACCGTCGTGATGACGGTCGAGCTCGGCCGCGAGGTGCCGCTGGAGCCGGGCCTCGGCTTCGCGATCCGGGAGGGCGGCCGGACGGTCGGCGCCGGGACGGTGACATCGGTCGGCTGA
- a CDS encoding TVP38/TMEM64 family protein yields MLDATTRSGGTATATPQAAATELTAADPVVGTEIAVAAPAVLTAARTGLPARFLRALVSPWSRLSLLVVLLAAAGSSVLLLDPQRLLADGWPPQLGGAAAVVAFAAAYGMCTVAFVPRPLLNLAAGALFGSQLGLGTALVGTVLGAGVAFGLGRILGQDALRPLLRARWLKAADGQLSRHGFRSMMVARLFPGVPFWAANYCAAVSRMGWLPFLVATALGSIPNTAAYAVAGARASAPTSPAFLIAMAFIAVPALAGTAVAWRKRHHLRGH; encoded by the coding sequence ATGCTCGATGCCACCACCCGCTCTGGGGGCACCGCCACGGCCACTCCCCAGGCCGCCGCCACGGAGCTCACCGCCGCCGACCCGGTCGTGGGCACGGAGATCGCCGTCGCCGCACCCGCGGTCCTGACCGCCGCACGCACCGGCCTGCCCGCACGCTTCCTGAGAGCGCTGGTCTCGCCCTGGTCGCGGCTCTCCCTGCTGGTCGTGCTGCTCGCGGCGGCCGGGTCGAGCGTGCTCCTCCTCGATCCGCAGCGGCTGCTCGCCGACGGCTGGCCGCCCCAGCTCGGCGGCGCCGCGGCGGTTGTCGCGTTCGCCGCGGCGTACGGGATGTGCACGGTCGCCTTCGTCCCCAGACCGCTGCTCAATCTGGCGGCCGGAGCTCTGTTCGGCTCCCAACTGGGCCTGGGCACCGCCCTGGTGGGCACGGTGCTCGGCGCCGGTGTCGCCTTCGGCCTCGGCCGGATCCTCGGGCAGGACGCGCTGCGGCCACTGCTGCGGGCCCGCTGGCTGAAGGCGGCGGACGGTCAGCTCAGCCGGCACGGCTTCCGCTCGATGATGGTGGCCCGGCTGTTCCCCGGTGTGCCGTTCTGGGCCGCGAACTACTGCGCGGCCGTGTCCCGCATGGGCTGGCTGCCGTTCCTGGTCGCGACGGCGCTCGGCTCGATCCCGAACACCGCCGCGTACGCCGTCGCCGGTGCCCGTGCGTCGGCGCCGACGTCCCCGGCCTTCCTGATCGCGATGGCCTTCATCGCGGTCCCCGCCCTCGCCGGAACGGCGGTCGCCTGGCGCAAGCGCCACCACCTGCGCGGCCACTGA
- a CDS encoding thiolase family protein, producing the protein MRDAVIVEAVRTPVGKGKPNGSLAHVHPVELLAHTLRTLVERTGIDPALIDDVIGGTVDQVGEQAMNTTRYAVLSAGFPETVPATTVDRQCGSSQQAVHFAAQGVMSGAYDMVVACGVESMSRVPMWSNVPAGADPFGPGVAGRYPEGLVPQGISAELIAAKWGITRERMDAFAVGSHEKAAEAWSGGLFDAEIAPLEGVTRDECVRPGSTPEILAGLKPAYYDPGFGERFPQIDWSVTAGNASPVNDGASAVLITSGETAARLGLRPIARLHSFAVTGSDPLLMLTGVIPATEKVLRRAGLDLGDIDLFEVNEAFAAVVLAWQQETGADLSRVNVHGGAIAIGHPLGASGTRLTTTLVHAMRARGARYALQTMCEAGGLANAMILEAVRP; encoded by the coding sequence ATGCGTGACGCCGTGATCGTCGAAGCCGTACGCACTCCCGTGGGCAAGGGCAAGCCGAACGGCTCCCTCGCCCACGTCCACCCCGTGGAACTCCTCGCCCACACCCTTCGCACCCTCGTCGAGCGCACCGGTATCGACCCCGCGCTGATCGACGACGTCATCGGCGGCACCGTCGACCAGGTCGGTGAGCAGGCCATGAACACCACGCGGTACGCGGTGCTGTCGGCGGGTTTCCCGGAGACGGTCCCCGCGACGACGGTGGACCGTCAGTGCGGCTCGTCCCAGCAGGCCGTGCACTTCGCCGCGCAGGGCGTGATGTCGGGGGCGTACGACATGGTCGTGGCCTGCGGTGTGGAGTCGATGAGCCGGGTGCCGATGTGGTCGAACGTGCCGGCGGGCGCGGATCCCTTCGGCCCCGGGGTCGCCGGGCGCTACCCCGAGGGCCTGGTGCCGCAGGGCATCAGCGCCGAGCTCATCGCAGCCAAGTGGGGCATCACCCGCGAGCGTATGGACGCCTTCGCCGTCGGCTCGCACGAGAAGGCTGCCGAGGCGTGGAGCGGCGGTCTGTTCGACGCCGAGATCGCGCCCCTGGAGGGTGTCACCCGGGACGAGTGCGTCCGTCCGGGCAGTACCCCGGAGATACTCGCCGGGCTGAAGCCCGCGTACTACGACCCGGGTTTCGGTGAGCGCTTCCCGCAGATCGACTGGTCGGTCACGGCCGGGAACGCGAGCCCGGTCAACGACGGCGCGTCCGCCGTGCTCATCACCTCGGGCGAGACCGCCGCACGCCTCGGGCTGCGGCCCATCGCCCGGCTGCACAGCTTCGCCGTCACCGGTTCGGACCCGCTGCTGATGCTCACCGGCGTCATCCCGGCCACCGAGAAGGTGCTGCGCAGGGCTGGGCTGGACCTCGGCGACATCGACCTCTTCGAGGTGAACGAGGCCTTCGCCGCCGTCGTCCTCGCCTGGCAGCAGGAGACGGGCGCCGATCTGTCCAGGGTCAACGTGCACGGCGGGGCCATCGCGATCGGCCACCCGCTCGGCGCGAGCGGCACCCGCCTCACCACGACCCTTGTCCACGCGATGCGCGCCCGCGGGGCCCGTTACGCGCTGCAGACGATGTGCGAGGCGGGCGGACTGGCGAACGCGATGATCCTGGAGGCGGTGCGCCCGTAG
- a CDS encoding spermidine synthase, which translates to MDEPIPVTRAVDHGTAKLMPDVDRERAWLLTVDGAPQSYVDLDEPTHLEFEYTRRLGHVLDTVTEPGRALDVLHLGGGALTLPRYVAATRPGSRQDVVEADKGLLEMIVECLPVPDGTGIELHRADARNWIEAAAPGTADILIADVFGGSRVPAHLTSTAYAGAAERVLRPDGVYLANLADAAPFAFLRSQLATFSTVFEEIALIAEPGVLRGRRFGNAVLVASHRPLDTAALARRTAADAFPARVEHGPGLRHFIGGAAPVRDEDAVPSPEPPGGAFGIG; encoded by the coding sequence GTGGACGAGCCGATACCCGTGACGCGGGCCGTGGATCACGGGACCGCCAAGCTGATGCCCGACGTGGACCGCGAGCGGGCGTGGCTGCTGACCGTGGACGGCGCGCCCCAGTCGTACGTCGATCTCGACGAGCCGACCCACCTGGAGTTCGAGTACACGCGGCGCCTCGGGCATGTGCTGGACACGGTCACGGAACCGGGACGCGCCCTGGACGTGCTGCACCTCGGCGGCGGGGCGCTCACCCTGCCCCGCTACGTCGCGGCCACCCGACCCGGCTCACGGCAGGACGTGGTGGAGGCGGACAAGGGACTGCTGGAGATGATCGTCGAGTGTCTGCCGGTGCCCGACGGCACGGGCATCGAACTGCACCGCGCTGACGCCCGCAACTGGATCGAGGCCGCCGCGCCCGGCACCGCGGACATCCTGATCGCGGACGTCTTCGGCGGCTCGCGGGTACCGGCGCACCTGACATCCACCGCCTACGCGGGCGCCGCCGAGCGTGTGCTGCGCCCCGACGGTGTCTACCTCGCCAACCTCGCGGACGCGGCGCCGTTCGCCTTCCTCCGGTCCCAACTCGCCACGTTCTCCACGGTGTTCGAGGAGATCGCCCTCATCGCCGAACCCGGCGTGCTGCGCGGCCGGCGTTTCGGCAACGCCGTCCTGGTTGCCTCGCACCGCCCGCTCGACACGGCCGCGCTGGCCCGTCGTACCGCTGCCGACGCCTTTCCGGCCCGGGTCGAACACGGCCCCGGACTGCGGCACTTCATCGGCGGGGCGGCTCCGGTGCGCGACGAGGACGCGGTGCCGTCACCCGAGCCGCCCGGCGGAGCCTTCGGCATCGGCTGA